In a single window of the Olivibacter sp. SDN3 genome:
- a CDS encoding TonB-dependent receptor, protein MQKKWTKHRYLYLYFSRTFLILCLFLHVELHAISLFAQHKLTIKGEGMTFNQLFQSIKKQTGLTVFYGNQLLDDNEKITVNYRNASLEEVLEPLLKQKGIGYEIRRDKVIVLRPARKKNVTEQISDRQSAVTGRVVDELGEALPGVSVAVKGSPGTGTVTDQQGNYSLKASSTAILVFTYTGYGKQEISLDNRSVLEVTLLPEEAALDEVVVVGYGTVRKGDLTGSVSSVKSDDITALPSINAMQSLTGRSAGVQVIQGSGAPGSGINVRIRGGNSLLGSNEPLYVVDGFAISGSPTILDPADIESMEVLKDASATAIYGSRGANGVVIITTKSGKQDVNQVSFNSYVGFQNVIKKLDMLNARQFAELANERASNDGVSPYFSADEVAGFGEGTDWQDAIFRTAPIQNHSLNVAGGNERTRYSVSGSYFGQDGIVINSGYKRGSIRSNLEQQVSEKFKVNLSTILSRTINNALTNDNQSRGSGVVSAALVAPPTIPVYDENGNYSNVVPYSFSSNAAENPVALAYERLNRTTGSGVLSNLALSYTFIEGLTLRVSAGIDYANSKRDYYSSRLIRSTPAGNATTEYSTRTNFLNENILNYNKSFGEHQLDLTGGITYQSEVTQGNIQSASGFTTDVLKNNNLQAATVIGTPEASVNEWKLLSGLLRANYTLQDRYLFTASIRADGSSRFGTTNQWGYFPSAAFAWRVNQEDFLKDVNSISNLKFRASWGQSGNTAIDPYGSLNVLSGFNIILGDNLYTGFAPQDIRPNPDLKWETTTQTNIGFDLGVWNERLRLTADYYIKNTRDLLASVPQPTSTGYLSQYQNIGSIRNQGLEIELGADIFRGNFRWDASFNMAANRNKVLELANHADVFGQSLSIPLSVSPNLVREGHPVGVFFGFLEDGLNSEGRIQYRDLDGNGVINNLDRTIIGNPNPDFIFGFNNNFSYKNFTLNVFLQGVQGLDIFNFNLSNHANAFNFGENQTVASLDRWTADNQNSTAANPMVSVGSSFRESDRFIENGSFIRLKNIRLGYDLPVSNLNLFKSLQVYVSGQNLWTITDYSWYDPEVSTRTGQSATTLGIDQSSYPVAKTYTVGLQANF, encoded by the coding sequence ATGCAAAAAAAATGGACCAAGCACAGGTATCTGTACCTGTATTTTTCGAGAACCTTTCTAATACTATGCTTATTCCTACATGTGGAGTTACACGCAATTTCTTTGTTTGCGCAGCATAAACTGACTATCAAAGGTGAAGGGATGACATTTAACCAATTATTCCAAAGTATTAAAAAGCAAACAGGTTTAACCGTCTTTTACGGTAATCAATTGTTGGACGACAACGAAAAAATTACGGTTAATTACCGTAATGCTTCTCTAGAGGAAGTTTTAGAGCCACTCCTAAAACAAAAGGGGATCGGTTATGAAATTCGCCGCGATAAAGTGATTGTGTTAAGGCCGGCACGAAAGAAGAATGTGACAGAACAAATTAGTGACAGACAATCTGCCGTTACCGGACGAGTGGTAGATGAATTGGGGGAGGCACTACCTGGCGTTTCAGTGGCTGTCAAGGGGAGTCCCGGTACAGGGACAGTAACCGATCAGCAGGGGAATTATTCCTTGAAGGCATCGTCAACGGCTATTTTAGTTTTTACTTATACGGGTTACGGTAAACAGGAAATAAGCCTTGACAATCGAAGTGTATTAGAGGTAACCCTCTTACCGGAAGAGGCAGCATTGGATGAAGTTGTGGTAGTAGGTTATGGTACAGTTCGTAAAGGTGATTTGACAGGTTCCGTTTCTTCAGTGAAATCGGACGATATTACCGCTCTGCCTTCAATCAACGCGATGCAAAGTTTAACGGGGCGTAGCGCGGGTGTGCAGGTGATCCAAGGCTCCGGTGCCCCTGGGTCGGGTATTAATGTACGTATCCGTGGTGGTAACTCTCTACTGGGAAGTAATGAGCCGCTGTATGTGGTGGATGGATTTGCCATTTCCGGAAGTCCAACCATATTAGACCCTGCAGATATCGAGTCAATGGAAGTACTCAAAGATGCCTCTGCAACTGCTATATATGGTTCCAGAGGGGCGAATGGCGTAGTAATTATTACGACTAAAAGCGGGAAGCAAGATGTCAATCAGGTCAGTTTTAATAGTTATGTGGGCTTTCAGAACGTTATTAAAAAACTAGATATGCTAAATGCCCGTCAATTTGCGGAATTGGCCAATGAACGTGCTAGCAATGACGGTGTCTCGCCTTATTTTTCAGCAGACGAAGTTGCTGGTTTTGGTGAGGGGACCGATTGGCAGGACGCTATTTTTCGGACAGCCCCGATACAAAATCATAGCCTTAATGTAGCAGGAGGAAATGAACGTACGCGTTATTCGGTATCGGGCAGCTATTTCGGCCAGGATGGTATTGTAATCAATTCAGGTTATAAACGAGGCTCTATACGATCTAACCTGGAACAGCAGGTGTCGGAAAAGTTCAAGGTTAACCTGAGTACGATCCTTAGCCGTACCATTAATAATGCCTTAACGAATGATAATCAGTCGAGAGGATCGGGTGTCGTCTCCGCAGCTCTGGTTGCTCCACCTACGATCCCCGTTTACGATGAGAACGGCAACTATTCCAACGTGGTGCCCTATTCTTTTAGTTCCAATGCCGCAGAAAATCCGGTGGCTTTGGCTTACGAGCGCTTGAATAGAACGACAGGTAGCGGCGTGCTGTCAAATTTAGCTCTTTCCTATACCTTTATTGAAGGCCTTACCCTGCGGGTTTCTGCGGGGATTGATTACGCGAATTCAAAACGTGACTATTATTCCTCGAGATTGATACGATCGACTCCCGCAGGAAATGCAACGACCGAATATTCAACGCGCACCAATTTTCTTAATGAGAATATATTGAATTACAACAAAAGTTTTGGTGAGCATCAACTGGATCTTACGGGAGGTATAACCTATCAATCGGAAGTCACTCAAGGAAACATTCAAAGTGCCAGTGGTTTTACAACGGATGTGTTGAAAAACAATAATTTGCAGGCCGCAACGGTTATCGGTACTCCTGAGGCTAGCGTGAATGAGTGGAAATTATTGTCGGGATTGCTGAGAGCCAATTATACCTTGCAGGACAGATACCTGTTTACGGCCAGTATACGTGCCGATGGTTCCTCACGTTTTGGCACAACAAACCAATGGGGTTACTTCCCTTCGGCCGCTTTTGCCTGGCGTGTCAATCAAGAGGATTTTCTGAAAGATGTTAACAGTATTTCCAACCTTAAATTTCGTGCCAGTTGGGGGCAATCGGGCAATACAGCTATCGATCCCTATGGTTCATTGAATGTATTGTCGGGTTTCAATATTATTCTAGGGGATAATTTATACACCGGTTTCGCTCCACAAGATATACGGCCTAACCCTGATCTGAAATGGGAAACCACTACACAAACCAATATTGGATTTGATTTAGGGGTTTGGAATGAACGCTTGCGCTTAACCGCCGATTATTATATAAAGAATACCAGAGATCTATTGGCCAGTGTGCCGCAGCCGACCTCTACTGGTTACCTCAGTCAGTATCAGAATATCGGAAGTATCCGTAATCAAGGTTTGGAGATTGAGCTGGGTGCCGATATTTTCAGGGGAAACTTTAGATGGGATGCGTCTTTCAACATGGCAGCCAATAGAAATAAAGTACTGGAACTGGCTAATCATGCCGATGTATTTGGGCAATCACTATCGATTCCTTTAAGCGTGAGCCCCAATTTAGTGCGTGAGGGTCACCCCGTAGGTGTGTTCTTTGGATTTTTAGAAGATGGCCTAAACAGTGAAGGACGTATACAATACCGGGATCTGGACGGAAATGGTGTGATCAATAATCTGGATCGTACGATTATCGGGAACCCGAATCCCGATTTTATTTTTGGCTTTAATAACAATTTTAGCTATAAGAATTTTACGCTCAATGTTTTCCTCCAAGGGGTACAAGGGCTTGATATATTTAATTTCAATCTATCCAATCATGCCAATGCCTTTAATTTTGGTGAAAACCAAACGGTGGCTAGCTTAGATCGGTGGACAGCAGATAACCAGAATTCCACTGCTGCAAACCCAATGGTAAGCGTTGGATCGAGTTTTCGGGAATCGGACCGATTCATAGAAAACGGTTCCTTCATCCGCCTAAAAAATATTCGTTTAGGCTATGACTTGCCGGTGAGCAATTTGAATTTATTTAAATCTCTTCAGGTATATGTAAGTGGGCAAAATCTGTGGACCATTACTGACTACTCATGGTATGATCCGGAAGTAAGTACACGTACCGGGCAGTCGGCCACCACGCTGGGGATAGACCAGTCGAGTTACCCGGTGGCGAAAACATATACAGTAGGCTTGCAGGCCAACTTTTAA
- a CDS encoding FAD-dependent oxidoreductase has product MINQFFLISRTYNSCACREAYLFLCLVICLCLFSCRSENKGEIHEADVIIYGGTSAAVTAAVQVKRSGKTVLVVSPDIHLGGLSSGGLGFTDTGDKSVIGGLSREFYHRVYLHYQDSTAWTWEKREEYGNMGQGTPAIDGDARTMWIFEPHVAEQVFEDFVNENEIKVYRDEWLDREKGVEKDGNRITAFKTLNGKIFKAKMFIDASYEGDLMAASGVSYHVGREANSEYNEKWNGIQTGVLHHDHYFKHDISPYKIEGDSTSGLLFGVSSADPGKYGEGDHRLQAYCFRMTLSNHPDNRIPFPKPANYDSANYELLARVFASGWRETFRKFDKIPNRKTDTNNHGPFSTDFIGENYDYPEASYQERQRIVQHHEDYQKGLMYFLANDPKVPEDVREEMNQWGLAKDEFTDNNNWPHQIYVREARRMIGMYVMTEHDTFSEREILDPIGMGSYALDSHNAQRYIKPDGFVQNEGDIGVHPKKPYQISYRSILPKKEECGNLLVPVCLSSSHIAFGSIRMEPVFMILSQSAALAAVQAIQNEYLVQDVDYELLKEELMQEKQVLSVD; this is encoded by the coding sequence ATGATCAATCAATTTTTTTTGATAAGCCGTACCTATAACAGTTGTGCTTGTCGTGAAGCCTATTTATTTCTGTGTTTAGTTATCTGTCTCTGCTTGTTTTCATGTAGATCAGAAAACAAAGGTGAAATTCACGAAGCGGATGTAATTATTTACGGTGGTACATCGGCAGCGGTAACAGCGGCTGTTCAAGTTAAAAGATCGGGTAAAACCGTGTTGGTGGTTTCGCCAGATATCCATCTGGGAGGCTTATCTTCCGGCGGTCTCGGTTTTACTGATACAGGTGATAAGTCGGTGATAGGTGGTCTTTCCCGAGAATTTTATCATCGTGTTTATCTGCATTATCAGGATAGTACAGCCTGGACGTGGGAAAAGCGTGAAGAATACGGCAATATGGGGCAAGGTACACCTGCGATTGATGGAGATGCCCGTACGATGTGGATTTTCGAACCCCATGTGGCTGAACAGGTGTTTGAAGATTTCGTGAACGAAAATGAAATAAAAGTGTATCGTGATGAGTGGCTTGATCGCGAAAAAGGCGTGGAGAAAGATGGTAACAGGATTACAGCTTTCAAAACCTTAAATGGCAAAATCTTCAAAGCCAAAATGTTTATAGATGCTAGCTATGAAGGTGATTTAATGGCCGCGTCAGGTGTTAGTTACCATGTAGGACGTGAAGCAAATAGTGAGTACAATGAAAAATGGAATGGCATTCAAACGGGCGTTTTGCACCACGACCATTATTTTAAACACGACATCAGCCCTTATAAAATTGAGGGTGATAGCACGAGCGGACTGCTGTTTGGCGTTTCATCAGCAGATCCTGGTAAATATGGTGAAGGCGATCATCGTTTACAAGCCTACTGTTTTCGCATGACTTTGAGTAACCACCCTGATAACCGTATACCTTTTCCTAAGCCAGCAAATTATGATTCCGCAAACTATGAATTGTTGGCGAGAGTATTTGCCTCGGGGTGGAGGGAAACGTTCCGGAAATTTGACAAAATTCCCAATAGAAAAACTGATACCAATAACCACGGACCCTTCAGTACAGATTTCATCGGTGAAAATTATGACTACCCAGAAGCTAGTTACCAGGAAAGACAACGGATTGTTCAGCATCATGAAGATTATCAAAAAGGATTGATGTACTTTTTGGCGAATGATCCGAAAGTACCTGAGGATGTTCGTGAGGAAATGAATCAATGGGGCTTAGCTAAAGACGAATTTACAGATAATAACAATTGGCCGCACCAAATATATGTAAGAGAGGCACGCCGGATGATTGGAATGTATGTAATGACAGAACATGACACATTCAGTGAAAGGGAAATTTTAGATCCTATAGGTATGGGGTCTTATGCATTAGATTCTCATAACGCACAGCGTTATATCAAGCCTGATGGTTTTGTGCAGAATGAAGGTGATATAGGTGTACATCCCAAGAAGCCCTACCAAATTTCTTACAGATCAATTTTACCGAAAAAAGAGGAGTGTGGTAACCTATTGGTACCAGTGTGTTTGTCAAGTTCGCATATCGCGTTCGGATCCATTAGAATGGAACCGGTATTTATGATTTTAAGTCAGAGTGCAGCGTTGGCCGCCGTACAAGCTATACAAAATGAATATTTAGTTCAAGATGTTGATTATGAGTTGTTAAAAGAGGAGCTTATGCAAGAAAAGCAGGTACTATCAGTGGATTAA
- a CDS encoding RagB/SusD family nutrient uptake outer membrane protein: MKTRLYLYLSILFFAGCSKTLEEVPSDRLSEEIFYQTAQDAEAAVNAIYEPFRELSYYGGFYMLLTESCSDYANGRGSFAPVSEYNGLDGANIARAESMWTLAYRAILRANTVLDKVPTIEMDENDKAGLLAEARFLRAVAYFDLVRNFGGVPLRQSIDDPTDLPRSSTEEIYQFIIADLESAANDLPNVPSIAGRPNNLAAKTLLAYVYLTLEDWEMARDLSGEVIDAGRYQLVPVVEVEDFENLFGAGVINSSEEVFSFKYSSAGGQGFEYLVYIHGENTLYAPYGFRTIYAREIFPLIADWSDEDLRKEFNLYDSYIHRNSGATVQLPSNEPYQFRKFKDYSSVASDASANDMPVLRYADVLLIYAESASQAAGGPTPEAYEAINQVRRRAYGKAIHIADATVDLTGLDQVGFREAVFEERAYEFMVEGKRWNDLKRLGNERVKAIIQEAKGRAVSDSQFLWPIPRVEMDNNNALDASDQNPGY, translated from the coding sequence ATGAAAACAAGACTATATTTATACCTATCTATTCTTTTCTTTGCAGGCTGCAGCAAAACTTTGGAAGAAGTGCCGAGCGATCGCCTGTCAGAAGAGATTTTTTATCAAACGGCACAGGATGCGGAAGCTGCCGTCAATGCTATTTATGAACCTTTCCGTGAATTGTCTTACTATGGAGGCTTTTATATGTTACTTACAGAATCGTGCTCCGATTATGCCAATGGCAGAGGTTCTTTTGCCCCGGTAAGTGAATATAATGGTCTGGATGGCGCAAATATTGCCCGGGCAGAAAGTATGTGGACGCTGGCTTATAGAGCTATTTTGCGGGCAAATACGGTCTTAGATAAAGTGCCGACTATAGAAATGGACGAAAATGATAAGGCCGGACTGCTTGCCGAGGCCAGATTTCTTCGGGCGGTGGCCTATTTCGACTTGGTCAGAAATTTTGGAGGAGTACCTTTGAGGCAATCCATCGATGATCCTACGGATCTGCCCCGCAGCAGTACAGAAGAAATATATCAATTCATTATAGCAGATTTAGAAAGTGCTGCCAACGATCTGCCTAATGTACCCTCCATTGCGGGGCGACCAAATAATTTAGCGGCAAAAACACTGCTGGCATATGTGTACCTCACGTTGGAGGACTGGGAAATGGCCCGTGACCTTTCGGGCGAAGTAATTGATGCGGGCAGGTATCAATTGGTACCGGTAGTCGAAGTAGAAGATTTTGAAAATCTTTTTGGGGCTGGAGTGATCAACAGTTCAGAAGAAGTTTTCTCCTTTAAATATTCCTCGGCTGGTGGGCAAGGGTTTGAATACCTCGTTTATATCCATGGGGAGAATACTTTGTATGCTCCGTATGGTTTTAGAACAATTTACGCAAGGGAGATTTTTCCTTTAATTGCCGACTGGTCGGATGAAGATCTGCGTAAGGAGTTCAATTTATATGACTCCTATATCCACCGCAATAGCGGGGCTACAGTACAATTACCATCCAATGAACCTTATCAATTTAGGAAATTTAAAGATTATTCATCGGTTGCTTCAGATGCCAGTGCAAACGATATGCCTGTATTACGCTACGCAGATGTACTATTAATCTATGCCGAATCGGCAAGTCAAGCAGCAGGTGGCCCAACACCGGAAGCCTACGAAGCCATTAATCAGGTAAGGCGGAGGGCATATGGCAAGGCTATTCATATTGCCGATGCCACCGTTGATTTAACGGGCTTGGATCAAGTTGGTTTCCGGGAGGCCGTATTTGAAGAAAGAGCGTATGAGTTCATGGTGGAAGGTAAACGGTGGAACGATTTAAAAAGGCTTGGTAACGAGCGGGTTAAGGCTATTATACAGGAAGCGAAGGGAAGAGCTGTGAGTGACAGTCAGTTTTTGTGGCCAATTCCGAGAGTGGAGATGGACAACAATAATGCACTGGATGCAAGCGATCAAAATCCTGGATATTAA
- a CDS encoding aldo/keto reductase, which produces MKYRILSNTAEKLSAVGLGCMGMSFAYGPSDDAESIATLHKALDLGINFWDTADMYGNGLNEELISKVLTSNRSKVFIATKFGFRFKNGVAGPSAAAGTYFDGSPAWMKVAVENSLKRLNIDTIDLYYTHRVDPNIPIEETVGAMSMLVKEGKVRYLGLSEASADSLRRAHAVHPIAALQSEYSLLTRDIEGKILQTARDLSISLVPYSPLARGLVTNTLDVNALNESDFRKTLPRYSGENLKNNQSLAREFALIAKEKNITSAQLALAWVLAQGDDIIPIPGTKKRKYLEENANAVEVTLTKADLVKIKQLIDKYPNVGKRYSDGALKLVNN; this is translated from the coding sequence ATGAAGTACCGAATATTAAGTAACACAGCTGAAAAGCTATCAGCCGTAGGCTTAGGCTGTATGGGCATGAGCTTTGCCTATGGTCCCTCAGACGATGCGGAAAGCATTGCTACGCTTCATAAAGCCTTAGACTTGGGAATTAACTTTTGGGACACTGCGGACATGTACGGCAACGGATTAAATGAAGAGCTTATTTCTAAAGTACTGACCTCAAATAGGAGCAAAGTTTTTATTGCCACAAAGTTTGGTTTTCGCTTCAAAAATGGTGTTGCTGGGCCGAGCGCTGCAGCGGGAACTTACTTTGATGGTTCACCAGCGTGGATGAAGGTAGCTGTTGAAAATAGTTTAAAGCGATTGAATATTGATACTATCGACCTGTATTACACCCACCGTGTTGATCCCAATATTCCGATAGAAGAAACTGTGGGTGCGATGTCAATGCTTGTAAAAGAAGGAAAAGTACGGTATTTAGGCCTCAGTGAAGCTTCAGCGGATTCTCTCAGGCGAGCACATGCCGTACATCCCATTGCGGCACTTCAAAGTGAATATTCACTCTTAACCAGAGATATAGAAGGTAAAATCCTGCAGACCGCCAGAGATTTAAGCATTTCCTTAGTGCCTTATTCTCCATTGGCAAGAGGGCTTGTTACCAATACGCTTGATGTGAATGCACTTAATGAAAGTGATTTTAGAAAAACACTTCCAAGGTATAGTGGTGAGAACTTAAAAAACAATCAGTCTTTAGCGCGGGAATTTGCGCTAATAGCCAAAGAAAAAAATATCACCTCAGCCCAATTGGCATTAGCCTGGGTGCTTGCGCAAGGAGACGACATTATCCCCATACCGGGAACTAAAAAAAGGAAATATTTAGAAGAAAATGCCAATGCTGTAGAGGTTACTTTGACAAAGGCGGATTTAGTCAAAATAAAGCAATTGATTGATAAGTATCCCAATGTAGGCAAACGATACAGTGATGGCGCGCTAAAGTTAGTAAATAATTAA
- a CDS encoding FAD-dependent oxidoreductase produces the protein MKSIIVYSLLCCLLSTISAKTKQTTEYDLCIYGATSAGVIAAYTAAKAGKSVVLIDPGKRFGGMSAGGLGYTDIGNKYVVKGLALDFYRKIGQHYGTLEQWIFEPKVADSIFQSYIQAIDIDVLFEKTLIAVHKKETQIAKIEVQAVSEANEEPLSVSAKIFLDCSYEGDLMAKAGVSYHVGREDNQVYDETLNGVQLMDGHQFPDGIDPYVIPGDSSSGLLWGINAHTLQPDGTGDQKVQAYNYRIALTNVPENRLPIEKPTNYDPTKYELLKRLKEKRPWKGLNDVFIWSLMPNGKTDINNRNGFSTDMIGMNWEYPEADFRKRQEIIKNHEDYTKGLLYFVGNDPSVPAFIREEMQKWGYPKDEYLENNHWTPQLYIRESRRMIGETVMTQHHCQGRTVVDDDIGYAAYTMDSHNCDRLVVNGMVKNEGNVEVGGFPPFPIAYGAIIPKANECTNLLVPVCLSASHIAYGSIRMEPVFMVLAQSAAFAACEAIDAKSTVQQVQISKIKEKWIQNPKGDGRVPDRWVDSQDEKSVTYTGTWEQETKGGFGLAYKKADKADQPSTANFKLIDLEAGYYDIYTYFPKLEGTSNVVTYKIYNGDQVVTKELDLASVQIEGQTSGEWLPLGNYQINGKQSFIEVSNEDADGIITVNSLLFIPKGND, from the coding sequence ATGAAATCAATTATTGTCTATAGTTTATTATGCTGCTTGTTGTCAACCATTTCAGCAAAAACAAAGCAAACAACCGAATATGACCTCTGTATCTATGGTGCAACATCAGCAGGAGTTATAGCTGCTTATACGGCGGCAAAAGCAGGTAAGTCTGTTGTGCTGATAGATCCTGGAAAACGATTCGGAGGTATGAGCGCTGGCGGTTTGGGCTATACGGATATAGGTAATAAGTATGTGGTAAAGGGTTTGGCTCTAGACTTCTACAGAAAAATAGGTCAGCATTATGGCACACTGGAACAATGGATTTTTGAACCGAAAGTGGCCGATAGTATCTTTCAAAGTTATATCCAGGCTATTGATATCGATGTGCTTTTTGAAAAAACACTCATAGCAGTACATAAAAAAGAAACGCAAATCGCTAAAATAGAGGTTCAAGCAGTTTCCGAAGCAAATGAAGAGCCTTTAAGTGTAAGTGCCAAAATTTTTCTTGACTGCTCATATGAAGGAGATCTCATGGCTAAAGCCGGTGTTTCCTATCATGTGGGACGTGAAGATAATCAGGTGTACGATGAAACGCTAAATGGTGTACAATTAATGGATGGGCATCAGTTTCCCGATGGCATCGATCCTTACGTTATTCCAGGCGACTCAAGCAGTGGTTTGTTGTGGGGAATCAATGCACATACACTACAGCCTGATGGCACAGGTGATCAAAAAGTACAGGCGTACAATTATCGGATTGCCTTGACGAATGTTCCAGAAAATCGTTTGCCAATAGAAAAACCAACCAATTATGATCCGACTAAGTATGAGCTATTGAAACGGCTAAAAGAAAAAAGGCCATGGAAAGGACTCAATGATGTGTTTATATGGAGTTTGATGCCGAACGGTAAAACAGATATTAACAATCGAAATGGTTTTTCTACCGATATGATTGGCATGAACTGGGAATATCCAGAAGCCGATTTTAGAAAACGGCAAGAAATTATTAAAAACCACGAAGATTATACGAAAGGTTTATTGTATTTTGTTGGCAATGATCCTTCCGTTCCAGCCTTTATACGTGAAGAAATGCAAAAATGGGGGTATCCAAAAGATGAATATCTAGAGAATAATCACTGGACTCCGCAATTGTACATACGTGAATCGAGACGTATGATTGGTGAAACGGTGATGACACAACATCATTGCCAGGGAAGAACAGTTGTTGACGATGATATAGGCTATGCGGCTTATACAATGGATTCGCATAACTGCGACCGTTTAGTGGTCAATGGCATGGTAAAGAACGAAGGGAATGTGGAAGTGGGAGGTTTCCCTCCTTTTCCTATTGCTTATGGCGCCATTATACCAAAAGCAAATGAATGTACCAACTTGTTGGTGCCGGTATGTTTATCCGCTAGCCACATTGCTTACGGCTCCATAAGAATGGAACCAGTATTTATGGTATTAGCACAATCTGCTGCTTTCGCTGCGTGTGAAGCTATTGATGCAAAAAGTACCGTTCAACAGGTTCAAATATCAAAAATAAAGGAAAAATGGATACAAAATCCTAAAGGCGATGGAAGGGTACCTGATAGGTGGGTTGACAGTCAGGATGAAAAATCAGTAACTTATACGGGCACGTGGGAGCAGGAAACCAAAGGTGGATTTGGGCTGGCCTATAAAAAGGCTGATAAGGCAGATCAACCTAGTACGGCGAACTTCAAATTAATAGATTTAGAAGCGGGATATTATGATATCTATACCTATTTTCCTAAACTTGAGGGTACAAGCAATGTGGTTACCTACAAAATCTACAATGGAGATCAAGTTGTGACAAAAGAGTTAGACCTGGCAAGTGTGCAGATTGAAGGGCAGACTTCTGGAGAATGGTTGCCTTTAGGTAATTACCAGATTAATGGAAAACAATCTTTTATCGAAGTAAGTAACGAAGATGCAGACGGGATAATTACAGTAAATTCTTTACTATTTATACCAAAAGGAAACGATTAG
- a CDS encoding Hsp20/alpha crystallin family protein, translating into MMSLMRRSGNNFPSIFDDFLNQDLFNWGNANFSSTSTTIPSVNVRETTDSYEVEMAAPGMKKEDFKVELDGNLLTISSSREQQEKKEDNGYSRKEFSYQSFRRSFNFPKDVVDEDKIEAKYVDGLLRLTIPKKEEARRKGPRLINIS; encoded by the coding sequence ATGATGTCACTAATGAGAAGAAGCGGGAATAATTTTCCCTCTATATTCGATGATTTTCTTAATCAAGATCTTTTTAACTGGGGAAATGCGAACTTTTCTTCAACGAGTACGACAATCCCTTCTGTTAATGTTAGGGAAACAACGGATAGTTATGAAGTAGAGATGGCAGCTCCTGGTATGAAAAAAGAGGATTTTAAAGTGGAGTTGGATGGAAACCTGTTAACCATATCCTCCAGCAGAGAGCAACAGGAAAAAAAAGAGGATAATGGTTATTCTAGAAAGGAATTCAGCTACCAATCTTTTCGTAGAAGTTTCAATTTCCCAAAGGATGTAGTGGACGAGGACAAAATTGAAGCAAAATATGTGGATGGTTTGCTGCGTTTAACCATCCCAAAAAAGGAAGAAGCTAGAAGAAAAGGGCCACGGTTGATTAATATTTCTTAA